The Bacteroidota bacterium genome window below encodes:
- a CDS encoding type I restriction endonuclease subunit R translates to MPTDTSEKGLESHITQHLCLVNGFIERHFEQYNRVDCIDEELFFKFLENTQPREVEKLKLEHKENYEQNIKRLINRKIKDETVVNDKCLGGIVNLLRTEITDGKTGIKLILFYDKPVSALNKKDTELYSKNIFSVTRQVHYSSKNEKSLDLIVFINGLPVITFELKNELTKQNVKHAIIQYKTTRDPKEELFRLARCLVHFAVDTEQVWMCTHLRGNDSYFLPFNKGNRNGAGNPANDSGIKTDYLWKEILTKDSITNIIQNYVQLIEEESEKVLADGKIKKGKKKKLIFPRYHQLDAVRNLLSDAKEHGAGKRYLIQHSAGSGKSNSISWLSHQLVSLYDKSNKKIIFDSVIVVTDRIVLDTQIQRNIKQFEQVSGIVEPIDKGSKHLKEALENGKKIIITTIQKFPYVVNEIGELPGTNFAIIIDEAHSSQSGNTAGKLNATLSKEFEKIEVDKDEFEVVEKDNHDEFTTEDMIVEILKSRKMLSNASYFAFTATPKSKTLELFGTKYHADGKDKFRAFHLYSMKQAIEEVFILDVLKYYTTYSSHFSLLKKIEQDPKYDKKKAQKKLRVYVESHELNIAKKSAIMITHFLDSVISQHKINGLAKAMVVSSSRRNAIKYKKAFDEFLNDNGLPFKAIVAFSGEIDGQTEQSMNGFSSAHIPEEFKKNENRFLIVANKYQTGFDQPLLHTMYVDKKLGGVSAVQTLSRLNRTIQGKSETFVLDFANTTDEIKQAFEPYYETTVLGEATDPNKLFDLQNALDNFQIYTVSQVQEFSDKIIKGVAIDQLHIILDAVANIFFTTLDEKTQEDFRTKCKSYVRLYVFLAQIVPFTNPYLERLYIFLNHLQNKIPRQEGEDLTKGITDTIDLDSLKYINHGTSFIPLDPGKELMPSSEMKGGVAEPELDYLSKIVKEFNDRFGTNFTNEDKVRKMTVELMQDVKEDKSAMENIHASLERNDLQNAEITFTEILKEKMMNHIDSNFEVFKEYNDNPEFKSFLAGQMFNLLMKDLSRVKRI, encoded by the coding sequence ATGCCAACAGATACGTCGGAAAAAGGTTTGGAATCTCATATCACACAACATTTGTGTTTGGTGAATGGATTTATAGAACGGCACTTCGAACAATACAACCGAGTAGACTGTATTGATGAAGAATTGTTTTTTAAGTTTTTAGAAAATACTCAACCAAGAGAAGTTGAAAAACTGAAACTTGAACATAAGGAAAATTATGAACAAAATATTAAGAGACTTATTAATCGTAAAATAAAAGACGAAACTGTTGTTAATGATAAATGTCTTGGCGGAATAGTGAACTTACTTCGAACAGAGATAACTGATGGTAAAACGGGTATCAAGTTAATATTGTTTTATGATAAACCTGTATCAGCACTTAACAAAAAAGATACTGAATTATACTCAAAAAATATTTTCTCAGTAACACGCCAAGTTCATTATAGTTCAAAAAATGAAAAGTCATTGGATTTAATTGTGTTCATAAATGGTTTACCTGTAATTACATTTGAACTTAAAAATGAACTGACTAAGCAAAACGTTAAGCATGCAATAATCCAATATAAGACTACCCGAGACCCCAAAGAAGAATTATTCAGGCTGGCAAGATGTTTGGTTCACTTTGCAGTCGATACAGAACAAGTTTGGATGTGCACACATTTAAGAGGAAATGATTCTTACTTTCTCCCATTCAACAAAGGTAACAGAAATGGTGCGGGAAATCCAGCTAATGATTCAGGAATAAAGACAGATTATCTTTGGAAAGAAATATTAACTAAGGATAGTATCACCAACATTATACAAAACTATGTTCAGCTAATTGAAGAAGAATCAGAGAAGGTTTTAGCAGATGGAAAAATTAAGAAAGGGAAAAAAAAGAAATTGATATTCCCTCGATATCATCAACTAGATGCAGTTCGAAATTTATTATCAGATGCTAAAGAACATGGGGCAGGTAAGCGTTATCTAATTCAACATTCAGCAGGTTCAGGAAAGAGTAATTCAATAAGCTGGTTATCACATCAGCTAGTCAGTTTATATGATAAATCCAACAAGAAAATAATTTTCGATTCCGTTATTGTGGTTACTGACCGAATTGTTCTTGATACTCAAATACAACGCAATATAAAACAGTTTGAACAGGTATCCGGTATAGTTGAACCAATAGATAAAGGTTCAAAACATTTAAAGGAAGCTCTTGAAAACGGAAAGAAAATCATTATCACAACAATTCAAAAATTTCCTTATGTAGTTAATGAAATTGGAGAATTACCCGGAACTAATTTTGCAATAATTATAGATGAAGCGCATAGCAGTCAAAGTGGCAACACTGCGGGAAAACTAAATGCAACGCTATCTAAAGAGTTTGAAAAAATTGAAGTCGATAAAGATGAATTTGAAGTAGTTGAAAAAGATAATCACGATGAATTTACCACTGAAGATATGATTGTTGAAATATTAAAGAGCCGTAAGATGTTAAGTAATGCAAGTTACTTTGCTTTTACAGCAACTCCAAAATCGAAAACACTGGAGTTATTCGGAACGAAATATCACGCTGATGGTAAAGATAAATTCAGAGCTTTCCATTTATATTCGATGAAGCAAGCTATAGAAGAAGTGTTTATTTTAGATGTGTTGAAATATTATACAACTTACAGCAGTCATTTTTCACTATTAAAGAAAATTGAGCAAGACCCAAAGTATGATAAGAAAAAAGCACAAAAGAAATTAAGAGTGTATGTAGAAAGTCACGAACTAAATATTGCAAAAAAATCTGCAATAATGATTACTCACTTTTTAGATTCAGTTATTTCACAACATAAAATTAATGGACTAGCGAAAGCAATGGTTGTATCAAGTAGTAGAAGAAATGCTATAAAATACAAAAAAGCTTTTGATGAATTCTTAAACGATAATGGCTTACCGTTTAAAGCTATTGTAGCTTTCTCAGGTGAAATTGATGGACAAACAGAACAAAGCATGAATGGTTTTTCGAGTGCACACATACCTGAAGAGTTCAAAAAAAATGAAAACCGATTTTTAATAGTAGCAAATAAATACCAAACTGGTTTTGATCAACCGCTTTTGCATACAATGTATGTTGATAAGAAATTAGGCGGGGTTAGTGCAGTTCAAACACTATCAAGACTTAACAGAACTATACAAGGGAAGTCTGAAACATTTGTTTTAGATTTTGCTAATACAACTGATGAAATAAAGCAAGCGTTTGAACCATACTACGAAACAACAGTCTTAGGTGAAGCAACTGATCCTAATAAATTATTTGATTTGCAGAATGCTTTAGATAATTTTCAAATTTATACTGTTTCACAAGTGCAAGAATTTTCAGATAAGATAATTAAGGGCGTTGCTATTGACCAACTACATATTATTTTAGATGCTGTTGCAAATATTTTTTTCACCACATTAGACGAAAAAACTCAAGAAGATTTCAGAACAAAATGCAAATCATATGTCCGCCTGTATGTTTTTCTAGCGCAAATTGTTCCATTTACAAATCCTTATCTGGAGCGATTATATATTTTTCTTAATCATTTACAAAATAAAATACCGAGACAGGAAGGTGAAGATTTAACAAAAGGAATTACAGATACAATTGATTTAGATAGTTTGAAATACATAAATCATGGAACATCTTTTATTCCACTTGATCCAGGAAAAGAACTTATGCCTTCTTCAGAAATGAAAGGTGGTGTTGCAGAGCCTGAACTTGACTACCTTTCCAAAATTGTCAAAGAATTCAATGATAGATTTGGTACGAACTTTACAAACGAAGACAAAGTACGGAAAATGACAGTGGAACTTATGCAGGATGTTAAAGAAGATAAATCTGCTATGGAAAATATTCATGCATCCTTAGAAAGGAATGACTTGCAAAATGCTGAAATCACATTTACAGAGATATTAAAAGAGAAAATGATGAATCACATTGACAGTAACTTTGAGGTGTTCAAAGAATACAATGACAACCCAGAGTTTAAATCATTCCTTGCAGGACAGATGTTTAATTTATTAATGAAAGACTTATCAAGAGTAAAAAGAATATGA